A portion of the Poecilia reticulata strain Guanapo linkage group LG23, Guppy_female_1.0+MT, whole genome shotgun sequence genome contains these proteins:
- the pik3cg gene encoding phosphatidylinositol 4,5-bisphosphate 3-kinase catalytic subunit gamma isoform codes for MDRQQIQVSDEEREVAREESRRRRRKKAITSASSASMDQISVEFVLPTVGRGGSSPDSLLLEVAGNWTVEQVKAQVWMKAVSLNLCPDFYQRFCPDHCILLYQKKGTVCEIYDKHQVFQTLDCIRYWRALKKDVGRIQLVPRPQPTDESQQYQRYLNYLIGYDVTDVSNVHDDELEFTRRKLLTPRRIELSDRDPNLYSMDPWVTRKPLPEHLLSKVNNGYILVVIHVSTSSQTIKVSIDDTPSQVLASFFAKTTNKRVLLGIPEHLSDEDFVLRVCGREEYLYGEKALQSFNWIRQSLKNGEEIHLVLETPPDQELDLVQREDWAQVDDCTGVAGTHEQLTIAEKDHERVFTISMWDCNRKFRVKVLGIDIPTLPKVPEFTVFIEASIFHGQQLLAQERTTSKTFNEEVLWNCWLEFNIKIKDLPKGARLNLQVICGKQPQTPNSKSSYHDNTAGSSTLEGKTKNRLLYYVNLLLIDHRSLLRQGEFILHMWKMPEKSEESSSSINADKLTSATNPDKASSMAIAILLDKYCYPVVLPKSREVGRDCGASGEEADGGERGQREMPNHLKKQFAAIVSTDPLHPLSPEDKELLWHFRHECMRDPRAYPKLLGSVRWGKQEDVLATHRLLDRSNAWDTSGLDVGLAMQLLDCHYSDAQVRSMAVRKLETLEDDDVLRYLLQLVQAVKFEPYHDSALVRFLLKRALRSKRIGHFLFWFLRSEIAQSMHYQQRYAVLLEAYLRGCGENMLQDFRKQVEMTEALQKVTREMKAMSADKYDVTQQVVIQLRQKLETLQLSGLPESFRVPYDPGLRAGTLLIEQCKVMASKKKPLWLQFKRADPTTLSKDPVGIIFKDGDDLRQDMLILQILLIMESIWETESLDLCLLPYGCISTGNKIGMIEIVKDATTIATIQQSVVGSTGAFKDEILYQWLRDKCVSEEKFQQAVERFLYSCGGYCVATYVLGIGDRHNDNIMITESGNLFHIDFGHILGNYKSFMGISKEWVPFVLTPDFLYVMGTSGKKSSPHFQKFQDVCVKAYLALRHHTNLLIILFSMMLMTGMPQLTSKEDIEYIREALTVGRSEDEAQRHLLDQIEICREKGWMVQINWFVHLVLGIKQGVEKRST; via the exons ATGGACAGGCAGCAGATCCAGGTGAGCGACGAAGAGCGCGAAGTGGCACGGGAAGAGAGccgcaggaggaggaggaagaaagccATCACCTCTGCCTCCTCTGCCTCCATGGATCAGATCAGCGTTGAGTTTGTGCTGCCCACAGTGGGGCGGGGCGGGAGCAGCCCCGACTCTCTGTTGCTAGAGGTGGCCGGGAACTGGACTGTGGAACAG GTGAAAGCCCAAGTTTGGATGAAGGCGGTGTCTTTAAACCTCTGTCCAGACTTCTACCAGCGCTTCTGTCCTGATCACTGCATCCTCCTCTATCAGAAGAAAGGCACTGTGTGCGAGATCTACGACAAGCACCAGGTCTTCCAAACACTGGACTGTATTCGCTACTGGAGAG CTCTAAAGAAAGACGTGGGCCGAATCCAGCTGGTGCCGCGGCCGCAACCCACAGATGAGTCTCAGCAGTACCAGCGTTACCTCAACTACCTGATTGGCTACGACGTGACTGACGTTAGCAACGTCCACGACGACGAGCTGGAATTCACTCGCCGGAAGCTGCTGACGCCGCGACGCATCGAGCTGTCGGACCGGGACCCCAACCTTTACTCCATGGACCCCTGGGTCACCCGGAAGCCGCTGCCCGAACACCTTCTCTCCAAG GTTAATAATGGTTACATCCTGGTTGTGATCCATGTCAGCACCTCCAGCCAGACTATCAAAGTCTCCATTGATGATACGCCTTCACAG GTATTGGCGAGCTTCTTTGCAAAAACGACCAATAAACGGGTTTTGTTGGGAATCCCTGAACACTTGAGCGACGAGGACTTTGTGTTGCGTGTGTGTGGCAG AGAGGAGTATTTGTATGGCGAGAAAGCCCTACAGAGCTTCAACTGGATCCGTCAGTCCCTCAAGAACGGAGAGGAGATCCACCTGGTTCTGGAGACTCCGCCTGATCAGGAGCTGGATCTGGTCCAGCGGGAGGACTGGGCCCAAGTGGATGACTGCACAGGAGTCGCAG GCACCCATGAACAGCTGACCATTGCAGAGAAAGACCATGAGCGAGTGTTCACCATCTCCATGTGGGACTGCAACAGAAAGTTTAGAGTCAAAGTGCTTGGAATCGACATCCCGACGCTCCCCAAAGTCCCAGAGTTTACGGTGTTTATCGAGGCCAGCATCTTCCATGGGCAGCAACTTCTGGCGCAG GAAAGAACAACTTCCAAGACGTTTAATGAAGAAGTGCTGTGGAACTGCTGGCTGGAGTTCAACATAAAGATCAAAGACCTGCCTAAAGGGGCACGCCTCAACCTGCAG GTGATCTGTGGGAAGCAACCCCAAACCCCCAACTCCAAAAGCTCCTACCACGACAACACAGCAGGAAGCTCCACCCTTGAAG GAAAGACCAAGAACCGCCTCCTGTACTACGTCAACCTGCTCCTGATCGACCACCGCTCTCTCCTCCGCCAAGGCGAGTTCATCCTCCACATGTGGAAGATGCCCGAAAAGAGcgaggagagcagcagcagcatcaacgCAGACAAGCTCACGTCGGCCACCAACCCAGACAAGGCCTCCTCCATGGCCATCGCCATCTTGTTGGACAAGTACTGCTACCCGGTGGTGCTGCCCAAGAGCAGGGAAGTGGGCAGAGACTGTGGGGCCAGCGGTGAGGAGGCTGACGGAGGGGAGAGAGGTCAGAGAGAAATGCCCAACCACCTGAAGAAGCAGTTTGCGGCGATCGTGTCCACTGACCCCTTACATCCGCTGAGTCCAGAGGACAAAGAGCTGCTGTGGCACTTCAGACATGAGTGCATGCGTGATCCGAG GGCTTATCCGAAGTTGCTGGGCTCAGTCAGATGGGGGAAACAGGAAGACGTCCTGGCTACTCATCGCCTGTTGGATCGCAGCAATGCATGGGACACCAG TGGTCTGGATGTTGGTCTGGCAATGCAGCTGCTAGACTGCCACTACTCGGATGCCCAGGTCCGATCCATGGCGGTGCGGAAGCTGGAGACGCTGGAGGACGATGACGTCCTCCGGTATCTCctccagctggtccag GCAGTGAAGTTTGAGCCATACCATGACAGCGCCCTGGTCAGGTTCCTGCTGAAAAGAGCATTGAGG AGTAAGCGCATCGGCcattttctgttctggttcCTGCGAAGCGAGATTGCCCAGTCCATGCACTACCAGCAGAGGTACGCCGTGTTGCTGGAGGCCTACCTCAGAGGCTGCGGGGAGAACATGCTACAGGACTTCAGGAAGCAG GTGGAGATGACGGAGGCCCTTCAGAAAGTCACACGTGAGATGAAAGCCATGTCTGCCGACAAATACGACGTCACACAGcaag TTGTGATCCAGCTGCGTCAGAAACTGGAGACCTTGCAGTTGTCGGGCCTTCCGGAGAGTTTCCGAGTCCCTTACGATCCTGGGCTGAGAGCTGGGACTCTGCTG ATCGAGCAGTGCAAGGTGATGGCATCCAAGAAGAAGCCACTGTGGCTGCAGTTCAAACGGGCCGACCCCACCACGCTGTCCAAAGACCCCGTGGGCATCATCTTCAAGGACGGGGACGACCTGCGACAGGACATGCTCATCCTGCAG ATTCTGCTCATCATGGAGTCCATCTGGGAGACGGAGTCTCTGGATCTGTGCCTCCTGCCGTACGGCTGCATCTCCACCGGCAACAAGATTG GAATGATTGAGATCGTTAAAGACGCCACCACGATTGCTACCATCCAGCAGAGCGTCGTCGGAAGCACCGGTGCCTTTAAGGACGAAATCCTCTACCAATGGCTGCGAGACAAGTGTGTCAGCGAGGAAAAG ttccAACAGGCCGTGGAGAGGTTCCTGTATTCCTGTGGGGGATACTGTGTGGCCACCTACGTCCTCGGAATCGGAGATCGCCACAATGACAACATCATGATCACAGAGTCGG GGAACCTGTTCCATATCGACTTCGGTCACATCCTGGGGAACTACAAGAGCTTCATGGGAATCAGCAAGGAGTGGGTTCCCTTCGTTCTCACGCCTGACTTCCTGTACGTCATGGGAACGTCGGGGAAGAAGAGCAGCCCCCACTTCCAGAAGTTCCAG gatgtgtgtgtgaaggCTTACCTCGCTCTGCGGCATCACACCAACCTGCTCATCATCCTGTTCTCCATGATGCTGATGACCG GGATGCCGCAGCTGACCAGCAAGGAGGACATCGAGTACATCCGCGAGGCGCTGACGGTCGGCCGCAGCGAGGACGAGGcacagcgccacctgctggaccAGATCGAGATCTGCCGGGAGAAAGGCTGGATGGTTCAGATCAACTGGTTCGTCCACCTGGTGCTGGGGATCAAGCAGGGCGTGGAGAAACGCTCCACGTAG